GTCGACCTGGCGGTGTTCAGCGGCCACAAGATGCTCGGACCGTACGGTGTCGGCGGTCTCTACGGCCGCGCCGAGGTGCTCGACGCGCTGCCGCCGTTCCTCACCGGCGGGTCGATGATCACCACCGTCACGCTCGACCACGCGGAGTATCTGCCCGCACCGCAGAAGTTCGAGGCCGGCACGCAGCCGGTCGGCCCCGCGATCGGCCTGGCCGCCGCGACCCGGTACATCGACGCGGTCGGCCGCGACGCGATCCACGCGCACGAGCGTGCGCTCGCGGAGCGCCTCGGCGACGCACTGCGTGAGATAGACGGCATCCGTCTGCTCGGCGATGCGCCGGATGCCGAGCGGGTCGGCCTCTGGTCGTTCGACGTCGCGGGTGTCCACGCCCATGACGCTGGCCAGTTCCTCGACGCCCGCGGCATCGCGGTGCGCGTCGGACACCACTGCGCGGCCCCGTTGCACCAGCGGTTCGGTGTCACGGCCTCCGTCCGCGCGAGCGCCGCCCTCTACAACACGATGGACGACATCGACGCGCTCGTTGCGGCCGTCGCCGAGATCCGCCCCTACTTCGGAGCAGACGCGTGAGCGAACTCGACAGCCTGTACCAGGAGCTGATCCTGGACCACTCCAAGCACCCGGTCGGCCAGGGGCTGGCCGACGCCGACGGCGCCTACGCCGACTCGCACCAGAAGAACCCGGTGTGCGGCGACGAGGTCACCCTCCGCGTGCGGGTCGCCGGCGACGACGTCACCGATGTGACGTGGGAGGGTCACGGCTGCTCGATCTCGCAGGCGTCCGCGTCGATGCTCGCCTCGCTCGTGCAGGAGGAGGGCGGTATCTCGCGTGCCGAGGCCACCGACCTGATCACCGGCTTCCGCGAGGCGCTGCGCTCGCGCGGCAAGACCCCGCTCGACGAAGAGACCTTCGGCGACGCGGCCGCGCTGTCGGGTGTCTCGAAGTTCTCCGCCCGCGTGAAGTGCGCGATGCTCGCGTGGGTCGCGCTCGAAGACGCCCTCACCCGCGCGTAAGGGCGCTCGGGCCCGCGACGGGTCGATGAACTCGACGCCGATGGATGCCGGTCAGGCGGCGATCACGGTCGCTTCGAGCCGCGCGTAGCTGGCCTCCATGC
This DNA window, taken from Microbacterium invictum, encodes the following:
- the sufU gene encoding Fe-S cluster assembly sulfur transfer protein SufU; its protein translation is MSELDSLYQELILDHSKHPVGQGLADADGAYADSHQKNPVCGDEVTLRVRVAGDDVTDVTWEGHGCSISQASASMLASLVQEEGGISRAEATDLITGFREALRSRGKTPLDEETFGDAAALSGVSKFSARVKCAMLAWVALEDALTRA